In the genome of Hydractinia symbiolongicarpus strain clone_291-10 chromosome 5, HSymV2.1, whole genome shotgun sequence, one region contains:
- the LOC130645946 gene encoding rhodopsin-like: MLNSSLQKISQESANKTENVDLPVFVWNASILFVQSWFIILLNMAVVIVILMKRRLRKKLCNMFLIQLLLSHLHVGVSCFMFSLYQLCTGYNPENGGQFYHTILAFLPITGFVMTFSSIILVTIEKLIAIRKPFFYAELDYRFFVVCSGIGFLFPLISTVLILNKSTKEIAYKMFVAGILCVIIILSFSNIVIYKEVRRQFSAIASNVVTTTDQDRIEKLQLMRKRQNRSVRVCFLIVLTCIICWLPGCFNCFFFIFFRRMYIFSKHYTTIRSVVYLFALMNSITDPIIFTMMNKEVRNRLRYLILRKCKKVNSIQAVSLSDHTKSSNA; encoded by the coding sequence ATGCTTAACTCAAGTTTGCAGAAAATTTCACAGGAATCAGCCAACAAGACAGAAAATGTTGATTTACCAGTATTTGTGTGGAACGCATCTATACTCTTTGTGCAGTCCTGGTTTATCATATTGTTAAATATGGCGGTTGTTATTGTCATTCTGATGAAAAGAAGATTGAGAAAGAAGCTATGTAATATGTTTTTAATTCAGTTGCTTCTCTCTCACTTACATGTAGGCGTGTCATGCTTCATGTTTTCATTGTATCAACTCTGCACAGGATACAATCCTGAAAACGGAGGCCAGTTTTACCATACAATCTTGGCATTTTTACCAATAACTGGTTTTGTCATGACTTTTTCAAGTATTATACTTGTGACGATTGAAAAGCTGATTGCTATTAGGAAACCGTTCTTTTATGCTGAACTGGACTACCGATTCTTCGTTGTATGTTCTGGTATTGGATTCCTTTTCCCCCTAATTTCCACTGtattgattttaaataaatctacGAAAGAAATTGCTTACAAAATGTTTGTTGCAGGAATTTTATGTGTGATAATTATCTTATCATTTTCAAATATTGTGATTTACAAAGAAGTGCGTCGGCAATTCTCTGCAATTGCATCAAACGTGGTCACAACGACAGATCAAGATCGCATCGAGAAACTTCAACTGATGAGAAAGCGCCAAAATCGATCAGTTCGTGTTTGTTTTCTAATTGTTCTAACATGCATTATCTGCTGGTTACCAGGCTGCTTTAACTGtttctttttcatcttcttCCGAAGAATGTATATATTTTCGAAACACTATACAACCATCAGAAGTGTTGTTTATCTCTTTGCTCTTATGAATTCAATCACAGATCCAATCATTTTTACTATGATGAACAAAGAAGTAAGAAATCGACTGAGATATCTAATTCTGAGAAAATGTAAGAAAGTTAACTCCATTCAAGCCGTCTCATTGTCTGACCATACTAAATCCAGCAATGCTTGA